Proteins encoded together in one Coffea arabica cultivar ET-39 chromosome 2c, Coffea Arabica ET-39 HiFi, whole genome shotgun sequence window:
- the LOC113726011 gene encoding heat stress transcription factor B-3-like has product MARERRRPIVGQSSSSSSRIKSPAPFLSKTYDLLEEEEERGRREATERGSWGQRVVSWTADGTGFVVWSPAEFSELMLPRYFKHNNFSSFIRQLNTYGFKKTASKRWEFQHEKFQKGCRHLLSEIHRKKCEPSAFPQYLKASEESNNSPSSTVEENNTTRLLLMQENQNLKKERMELQMQIAHFKTLELKLMECLSFYWDDHHNKVRRLC; this is encoded by the exons ATGGCTAGAGAGCGAAGGAGACCAATCGTGGGGCAGTCGTCATCTTCCTCATCGAGGATTAAGAGCCCGGCTCCATTTCTATCCAAGACCTATGACcttttggaggaggaagaagagagGGGTCGCAGGGAAGCAACTGAAAGAGGAAGCTGGGGCCAAAGGGTAGTGTCATGGACCGCTGATGGAACAGGTTTTGTTGTTTGGTCTCCTGCTGAGTTTTCTGAGCTCATGTTGCCTAGATATTTCAAGCATAATAATTTCTCTAGCTTCATTCGACAGCTCAATACCTAT GGATTCAAGAAAACAGCATCTAAGAGATGGGAATTCCAGCACGAGAAATTCCAGAAGGGGTGCCGGCATCTGCTGTCGGAGATACACCGGAAGAAGTGCGAGCCCAGCGCCTTTCCTCAATATCTGAAAGCATCAGAAGAGAGTAACAACAGCCCTTCATCCAcggttgaggaaaataatacTACTCGTCTGCTACTCATGCAGGAAAACCAGAAtctgaagaaagaaagaatggagCTCCAGATGCAGATAGCCCACTTCAAAACACTGGAGCTGAAGTTGATGGAGTGCCTTTCTTTTTACTGGGACGATCACCACAATAAAGTTAGGAGGTTATGCTAG